The following coding sequences are from one Gadus macrocephalus chromosome 3, ASM3116895v1 window:
- the LOC132454632 gene encoding uncharacterized protein LOC132454632, whose translation MALLHLLVAFSLAPLVAPATSSLATNSPPPNSSLATSSPPPNSSLATSSPPPNSSLATSSTPPNSSLATNSTPPNSSLATSSPPPNSSLATSSPPPNTSLATSSPPPNSSLATSSPPPNSSLATSSTPPNSSLATSSTPPNSSLTTSSTQPNSSLATSSTPPNSSLTPNPTSMPSTNTLSSTTSSTHTVPPSSSSSTKNNSSTKGAGSGLTGSKAVLLPILVSVIVLALLLCIFNEFCASRPSDRCSSAPTLLLGALERMRGRVGDKEEHLELHLPGDAEEEERGGGGHGGRGGKQEEAGEKEPARAGGEEQKDPKGGGWGVAPGPPHAAEERLFDVTIL comes from the coding sequence ATggctctgctccacctcctcgtaGCCTTCAGCCTGGCTCCTCTGGTGGCTCCTGCTACATCCTCCCTAGCAACCAACTCCCCTCCACCCAACTCCTCCCTAGCAACCAGCTCCCCTCCACCCAACTCCTCCCTAGCAACCAGCTCCCCTCCACCCAACTCCTCCCTAGCAACCAGCTCCACTCCACCCAACTCCTCCCTAGCAACCAACTCCACTCCACCCAACTCCTCCCTAGCAACCAGCTCCCCTCCACCCAACTCCTCCCTAGCAACCAGCTCCcctccacccaacacctccCTAGCAACCAGCTCCCCTCCACCCAACTCCTCCCTAGCAACCAGCTCCCCTCCACCCAACTCCTCCCTAGCAACCAGCTCCACTCCACCCAACTCCTCCCTAGCAACCAGCTCCACTCCACCCAACTCCTCCCTAACAACCAGCTCCACTCAACCCAACTCCTCCCTAGCAACCAGCTCCACTCCACCCAACTCCTCCCTAACCCCAAACCCCACCAGCATGCCTTCCACtaacaccctctcctccaccacctcctccacccacactgtccccccctcctcctcctcctcaaccaaaAACAACTCCTCCACAAAAGGCGCGGGGTCCGGGTTAACGGGGTCGAAGGCCGTCCTACTGCCGATCCTGGTCAGTGTCATCGTGCTCGCGCTGTTGCTCTGCATCTTCAACGAGTTCTGCGCCAGTCGCCCGTCCGACAGGTGCAGCTCCGCCCCCACGCTCCTATTGGGGGCGCTGGAGCGGATGAGGGGCCGAGTCGGCGACAAGGAGGAGCATTTGGAGCTCCACCTCCCTGGAgacgctgaggaggaggagcgaggaggcggaggccacggtgggagggggggtaagCAGGAGGAGGCGGGCGAGAAGGAGCCAGCCcgggctggaggagaggagcagaaggacCCAAAGGGAGGAGGTTGGGGAGTAGCACCAGGACCTCCTCACGCTGCCGAGGAGCGTCTGTTTGACGTCACCATATTGTAG
- the LOC132454628 gene encoding uncharacterized protein LOC132454628 isoform X2: protein MEMFSGGLLLILVMTSSADQEVTQNLISTVGGEVTIPEPVKSRGFLLKKGRVIARVKDSVFEIEDGDFLNRISWDRATGLFTLRRLQSEDSGDYSVDVIVTLVSFKLSVYDAVLEPGVTVTSVSSEGCTLLCAVDQLSGGTLSWYQGEDLVDQSSTQRSLPLTVDRLALRSSYRCVSANPAGNLTRSVNANTSCPVEQRTGDEVEAKSDRLVWILIPIICGITFILFLSVIIFYVERHLQASIQQKGGFTQQEPEHGRCNTHVRYNEIQAKEN, encoded by the exons ATGGAAATGTTCTCCGGAGGACTTCTCCTGATTTTAG TAATGACGTCATCTGCTGACCAGGAAGTCACGCAGAACCTGATCTCCACTGTGGGGGGAGAGGTCACCATACCTGAGCCTGTCAAGAGTCGTGGATTTCTTTTGAAAAAAGGACGTGTTATCGCTAGAGTGAAAGATAGTGTGTTTGAGATAGAAGATGGTGATTTCCTGAACCGAATTTCCTGGGACCGAGCCACTGGCCTGTTCACTTTAAGAAGACTGCAGAGCGAGGATTCAGGGGATTATTCTGTTGATGTTATCGTGACTCTTGTATCATTCAAGCTGAGTGTTTATG ACGCCGTCCTGGAGCCCGGTGTCACCGTAACGTCTGTGAGCAGCGAGGGCTGCACCCTGCTGTGTGCTGTGGACCAACTGAGTGGAGGGACTCTCTCCTGGTATCAAGGAGAGGACCTGGTGGACCAGAGCAGCACCcagcgctctctccctctgaccgTGGACAGGCTGGCTCTCCGGTCCTCCTACCGCTGTGTGTCTGCCAACCCTGCTGGTAACCTCACCCGGTCAGTCAACGCTAATACGTCCTGCCCAGTAGAACAGCGCACTG GTGATGAAGTTGAAGCAAAGTCTGACAGGCTGGTCTGGATTCTGATTCCGATCATCTGTGGTATTACATTCATCCTATTCTTATCTGTCATCATATTCTATGTTGAAAGACATCTCCAAG CTTCAATCCAACAGAAGGGTGGCTTCACACAGCAG GAGCCTGAACACGGCCGCTGCAACACGCACGTCAGATACAAC
- the LOC132454628 gene encoding uncharacterized protein LOC132454628 isoform X1: MEMFSGGLLLILVMTSSADQEVTQNLISTVGGEVTIPEPVKSRGFLLKKGRVIARVKDSVFEIEDGDFLNRISWDRATGLFTLRRLQSEDSGDYSVDVIVTLVSFKLSVYDAVLEPGVTVTSVSSEGCTLLCAVDQLSGGTLSWYQGEDLVDQSSTQRSLPLTVDRLALRSSYRCVSANPAGNLTRSVNANTSCPVEQRTGDEVEAKSDRLVWILIPIICGITFILFLSVIIFYVERHLQASIQQKGGFTQQEEPEHGRCNTHVRYNEIQAKEN; encoded by the exons ATGGAAATGTTCTCCGGAGGACTTCTCCTGATTTTAG TAATGACGTCATCTGCTGACCAGGAAGTCACGCAGAACCTGATCTCCACTGTGGGGGGAGAGGTCACCATACCTGAGCCTGTCAAGAGTCGTGGATTTCTTTTGAAAAAAGGACGTGTTATCGCTAGAGTGAAAGATAGTGTGTTTGAGATAGAAGATGGTGATTTCCTGAACCGAATTTCCTGGGACCGAGCCACTGGCCTGTTCACTTTAAGAAGACTGCAGAGCGAGGATTCAGGGGATTATTCTGTTGATGTTATCGTGACTCTTGTATCATTCAAGCTGAGTGTTTATG ACGCCGTCCTGGAGCCCGGTGTCACCGTAACGTCTGTGAGCAGCGAGGGCTGCACCCTGCTGTGTGCTGTGGACCAACTGAGTGGAGGGACTCTCTCCTGGTATCAAGGAGAGGACCTGGTGGACCAGAGCAGCACCcagcgctctctccctctgaccgTGGACAGGCTGGCTCTCCGGTCCTCCTACCGCTGTGTGTCTGCCAACCCTGCTGGTAACCTCACCCGGTCAGTCAACGCTAATACGTCCTGCCCAGTAGAACAGCGCACTG GTGATGAAGTTGAAGCAAAGTCTGACAGGCTGGTCTGGATTCTGATTCCGATCATCTGTGGTATTACATTCATCCTATTCTTATCTGTCATCATATTCTATGTTGAAAGACATCTCCAAG CTTCAATCCAACAGAAGGGTGGCTTCACACAGCAG GAGGAGCCTGAACACGGCCGCTGCAACACGCACGTCAGATACAAC